In Streptococcus oralis, a single window of DNA contains:
- a CDS encoding DUF1430 domain-containing protein, which yields MYGLLKKILACSSFILITLVGLLFVYHYKSELLGGYSQKVEVVSSTSSIATDLQKIAEDTGTVLARRIVDVKENERGEVENTYIPIGGELPKDLPLQENQGLIQNASYNTLYIIVKGNLSAQDLAGRLIEKGHQANAVEANSGLTLLKFLLVYPQAIMIAFVFLISFLTLLVADYIVNIRSVSIKRISGLGKYQIALRGIWKESLFLVGSASIVFVLAILILILQRNATLLAIELIGFPLLAWLVILLFLNFFASNLFYHILQRQPMNLSLKGKAPLHLIFVLVIVTQIFSLLTVMYSIYGVVDMTRKVRTLEEGKQAWTQYPSYFATHGLDTGEEKVDKERVQAFYGDLVSKTEPLYIGTTLDYIAMSSNSQKNSDYPTSENISNQLKVNRKFIKQSGLQLNTEGQAFFEQMGDFDRLILIPKSKENKIEDLKKVWSRFVQKGFAPDNAPIRKNHPDERVEVATYEGGENLFIYPIFTSVHYLVNRDSFVHDPIIIVYGSAYERQEVAGFDISNYVFDHPEQVREIIKQYKMTAHIGSFTNGLYSFESKIQQVTVERLLLLIASCISLATSILLMILLNTLYFYQGRKTYFIERLAGKSLIVIHHFYLLTLMCGYFLLAGLATFLHLPILVTLFPIFMAVGFLALFFFQLRQHQTSSILYLKGG from the coding sequence ATGTATGGTTTATTAAAAAAAATATTAGCATGTTCTTCCTTTATCTTGATAACCCTTGTCGGTCTTCTCTTTGTTTACCACTATAAGAGTGAATTGTTGGGAGGTTATAGTCAGAAAGTTGAGGTTGTGAGTTCGACTAGTTCCATTGCTACAGATTTACAGAAAATTGCAGAAGATACTGGAACTGTTCTGGCGAGGAGAATAGTAGATGTTAAAGAAAATGAGAGAGGTGAGGTGGAAAACACTTACATTCCTATTGGAGGAGAACTACCAAAAGATTTACCCTTACAAGAAAACCAAGGACTTATTCAAAATGCTTCATATAATACTCTTTATATTATTGTCAAAGGAAATCTAAGCGCTCAAGATTTGGCAGGCAGATTGATTGAAAAGGGACATCAAGCGAATGCTGTGGAAGCAAATTCTGGACTCACCCTCTTAAAATTTCTCTTAGTCTATCCACAAGCTATCATGATAGCCTTTGTTTTTCTAATTTCTTTTCTTACACTCCTGGTTGCGGACTATATTGTTAATATTCGATCGGTCAGTATCAAGAGAATATCAGGATTAGGTAAGTATCAGATTGCCCTTAGGGGAATTTGGAAAGAGAGTCTTTTTTTAGTAGGGAGTGCTAGCATTGTATTTGTACTAGCTATTCTTATACTTATTTTACAAAGAAATGCTACATTACTTGCTATAGAATTGATTGGATTTCCCTTACTAGCTTGGTTAGTCATTCTACTTTTTCTAAACTTTTTTGCCTCCAATCTGTTTTATCATATCTTACAGAGACAACCGATGAACCTATCCCTTAAGGGGAAAGCTCCCTTGCATTTGATTTTTGTTTTGGTTATTGTAACACAGATTTTTTCACTCCTAACGGTTATGTACAGCATTTATGGGGTGGTGGATATGACTAGAAAAGTGAGAACTTTGGAAGAAGGGAAGCAAGCGTGGACACAATATCCTAGCTATTTTGCGACTCATGGTCTTGATACAGGAGAGGAGAAAGTTGATAAAGAAAGAGTACAGGCATTTTACGGTGACTTAGTCTCAAAAACTGAGCCACTATACATTGGAACTACTTTAGATTATATTGCTATGTCTAGTAATTCTCAGAAAAACTCTGATTATCCAACTTCTGAAAATATTTCAAATCAACTAAAAGTTAATCGAAAGTTCATTAAGCAAAGTGGTCTTCAACTAAACACAGAAGGACAAGCTTTCTTTGAACAAATGGGAGACTTTGATCGTTTGATTTTAATTCCAAAGAGTAAGGAAAATAAGATTGAGGATTTGAAAAAGGTTTGGTCTCGGTTTGTTCAAAAGGGATTTGCACCCGATAATGCACCAATTAGGAAAAATCATCCAGATGAAAGAGTGGAAGTTGCGACTTATGAGGGAGGAGAAAACCTCTTTATCTATCCGATTTTTACTTCTGTACATTACTTAGTTAATCGAGATAGTTTTGTTCACGATCCGATTATTATCGTGTATGGATCTGCTTATGAAAGACAAGAAGTTGCAGGGTTTGATATATCAAACTATGTTTTTGACCATCCTGAGCAAGTCAGGGAAATTATAAAACAGTATAAAATGACAGCACATATCGGAAGCTTTACTAATGGTCTTTATTCTTTTGAGTCAAAAATCCAACAGGTGACAGTGGAAAGATTGTTACTCTTGATTGCGTCGTGCATTAGTCTAGCTACTTCCATCTTGTTGATGATTTTGTTAAATACACTTTATTTTTATCAAGGGCGTAAGACTTATTTTATTGAACGTTTAGCAGGAAAATCTCTTATTGTGATTCATCATTTTTACTTGCTTACCTTGATGTGTGGTTACTTTTTATTAGCAGGTTTGGCTACTTTCTTACATCTCCCAATCTTGGTTACGTTATTTCCTATTTTTATGGCTGTTGGTTTTCTTGCACTCTTTTTCTTTCAATTAAGACAACACCAAACAAGTAGTATCTTGTATCTGAAAGGAGGGTAA
- a CDS encoding putative bacteriocin export ABC transporter — MIELRDIQKTFDGHVVLRDYSYQFCEGKSYALIGESGAGKTTLLNIIGKLETAQNGTVEINGIDLRKIKEKTYFKDFVSYLFQNYGLIENRSIKDNLELAFIGKKLSRKDKEEQMCEALKKVHLQLDLNRKIYSLSGGEAQRVAIAKVMLKDSPIVLADEPTASLDEKNSREIIDLILGLQNEKRIIIIATHDKSVYERLDEVIVVRKEQK, encoded by the coding sequence ATGATTGAGTTAAGAGATATTCAAAAGACATTTGATGGACATGTTGTTCTTCGTGATTATTCTTATCAGTTTTGTGAAGGGAAATCTTATGCCTTGATAGGAGAATCAGGTGCTGGTAAGACAACTTTGTTAAATATCATTGGAAAGCTAGAAACAGCTCAAAATGGTACAGTAGAAATAAATGGCATTGACCTTAGAAAGATAAAGGAAAAAACTTATTTTAAAGATTTTGTTAGCTATCTTTTTCAAAATTATGGATTAATTGAAAACAGGAGTATTAAAGATAATTTGGAGTTGGCTTTTATTGGCAAGAAACTTTCCAGAAAAGATAAAGAGGAACAAATGTGTGAAGCATTAAAAAAGGTTCATCTCCAGCTTGATTTGAATCGGAAAATTTATTCTCTATCTGGTGGGGAAGCCCAACGTGTTGCCATAGCTAAAGTCATGCTAAAGGATTCTCCAATTGTACTTGCGGATGAACCTACGGCTTCGTTGGATGAAAAAAATAGCCGAGAGATTATTGATTTGATTCTTGGGTTACAAAATGAAAAACGTATTATTATCATTGCAACTCATGATAAAAGCGTTTATGAGCGTTTAGATGAAGTGATAGTGGTAAGAAAGGAGCAGAAATGA
- a CDS encoding SemiSWEET family transporter has translation MSEKQMKILGWVATFMSVMMYVSYFPQIMNNLAGQKGNFIQPLVAAINCSLWVYYGLFKKERDIPLAAANAPGIVFGLVTAITALI, from the coding sequence ATGTCTGAAAAACAAATGAAAATTTTGGGTTGGGTAGCGACCTTCATGTCCGTTATGATGTATGTCTCTTACTTCCCACAAATCATGAACAACTTGGCTGGTCAAAAAGGCAACTTCATCCAACCCTTAGTCGCAGCCATCAACTGTAGTCTATGGGTTTATTACGGTCTTTTCAAGAAAGAAAGAGATATTCCCCTTGCGGCTGCTAATGCGCCAGGTATCGTTTTTGGCCTAGTAACAGCTATCACAGCTTTGATTTAA
- a CDS encoding 6-phospho-beta-glucosidase — MTEILQFPEGFLWGGATAANQCEGTYNQDGRGLANVDVVPIGPDREAIITGQKKMFSFEEGYFYPAKEAIDMYHHYKEDIALFAEMGFKTYRLSIAWTRIFPQGDEAEPNEAGLAFYEDLFKECHKYGIEPLVTITHFDCPMHLIREYGGWRNRRMLNFYANLCRTLFTRYKGLVKYWLTFNEINMILHAPFLGAGICFEEGENQEQVKYQAAHHELVASAMATKIAHEIDPENKVGCMLAAGQYYPNTAHPRDYWAAMEEDRKSYFFIDVQARGEYPNYAKKHWEREGIEIQMTAEDLDLLKNHTVDFVSFSYYASRVASGDPEVKELTAGNVFASLKNPYLESSEWGWQIDPLGLRITLNAIWDRYQKPMFIVENGLGAMDTPDENGYVADDYRIAYLEAHIKAMRDAIYQDGVDLFGYTTWGCIDLVSAGTGEMNKRYGFIYVDRDNEGHGSLKRSKKKSFYWYKDVIASNGASIE; from the coding sequence ATGACAGAAATACTACAATTTCCAGAAGGATTTCTCTGGGGTGGTGCAACGGCGGCTAATCAATGTGAGGGTACTTATAATCAGGACGGTCGTGGTCTTGCTAATGTTGATGTGGTACCGATTGGTCCAGACCGTGAGGCCATTATTACAGGTCAGAAAAAGATGTTTTCGTTTGAGGAGGGCTATTTTTACCCAGCAAAGGAAGCCATTGATATGTACCATCATTACAAGGAAGATATTGCGCTTTTTGCAGAAATGGGATTTAAAACCTATCGACTTTCCATTGCTTGGACTCGGATTTTTCCTCAAGGTGACGAAGCAGAGCCAAATGAAGCTGGTCTAGCTTTTTATGAGGATTTATTTAAGGAATGTCACAAGTATGGAATTGAACCACTGGTGACCATCACGCATTTCGACTGCCCCATGCACTTAATCAGGGAGTACGGTGGTTGGCGCAACCGTCGCATGTTGAACTTTTACGCAAATCTCTGTCGCACCCTCTTTACCCGTTACAAGGGCTTGGTCAAGTACTGGCTCACCTTCAACGAAATCAATATGATTCTGCATGCCCCCTTTTTAGGAGCAGGGATTTGTTTTGAAGAGGGGGAAAATCAAGAGCAAGTCAAATACCAAGCAGCCCACCATGAGTTAGTAGCCTCGGCTATGGCGACTAAAATTGCCCACGAAATTGATCCAGAAAACAAGGTGGGATGTATGTTGGCAGCAGGGCAATACTATCCTAACACAGCCCATCCGAGAGATTACTGGGCTGCTATGGAGGAAGATCGCAAGAGTTACTTCTTCATTGATGTTCAAGCGCGTGGGGAATACCCAAATTACGCAAAGAAGCATTGGGAGCGTGAGGGGATTGAGATTCAAATGACGGCAGAGGATTTGGACTTGTTGAAGAATCACACTGTTGACTTTGTTTCCTTCTCTTACTATGCAAGTCGAGTGGCCTCAGGTGATCCAGAAGTTAAAGAATTAACTGCTGGAAATGTCTTTGCCTCCCTCAAAAATCCCTATCTAGAATCCTCAGAATGGGGATGGCAGATTGACCCACTTGGTCTTCGTATCACCCTCAATGCTATCTGGGATCGTTACCAAAAGCCAATGTTCATCGTGGAAAACGGTCTAGGTGCTATGGATACACCGGATGAGAATGGTTATGTAGCAGATGACTATCGGATTGCTTACTTAGAGGCTCATATCAAGGCTATGCGAGATGCCATTTACCAAGATGGAGTTGACTTGTTTGGGTATACGACTTGGGGCTGTATCGATCTGGTTTCGGCTGGAACAGGCGAAATGAACAAGCGGTATGGCTTTATCTATGTGGATCGTGATAATGAAGGTCATGGAAGTCTCAAACGTAGCAAGAAGAAGTCCTTCTACTGGTACAAGGATGTCATTGCCAGCAATGGTGCAAGCATTGAGTAG
- the manA gene encoding mannose-6-phosphate isomerase, class I: MSEPLFLQSVMQEKIWGGTKLRDEFGYDIPSEKIGEYWAISAHPNGVSKVANGRFEGTDLATLYAEHRELFGNRPEPVFPLLTKILDANDWLSVQVHPDDAYGLEHEGELGKTECWYIIAADEGSEIIYGHNAKSKEELRQQIEDKNWDALLTKVPVKAGDFFYVPSGTMHAIGAGILILETQQSSDTTYRVYDFDRKDDKGNLRELHLEKSIDVLNIGEPANSRPVTIKADDLRSTLLVSSEFFAVYKWEITGKVDFEKTADYSLFSVLAGQGQLTVDGKNYPIQKGSHFILPSDVETWTLEGQGLELIVSHP, translated from the coding sequence ATGTCAGAACCATTATTTTTACAATCAGTTATGCAAGAAAAAATTTGGGGTGGAACCAAGCTACGTGATGAGTTTGGCTACGACATCCCAAGTGAAAAAATAGGAGAATATTGGGCCATCTCAGCCCATCCAAATGGCGTTTCAAAGGTGGCCAATGGTCGTTTTGAGGGAACAGACCTTGCTACTTTGTATGCGGAACATCGTGAATTGTTTGGTAACCGTCCAGAACCTGTGTTTCCACTATTGACCAAGATTCTCGATGCTAATGACTGGCTCAGCGTCCAAGTTCACCCAGACGATGCCTATGGATTAGAACATGAAGGCGAGCTCGGAAAAACAGAGTGCTGGTATATCATCGCAGCAGACGAAGGTTCAGAGATTATCTATGGTCACAATGCCAAATCAAAAGAAGAACTTCGCCAGCAAATTGAGGATAAGAACTGGGATGCGCTGTTGACAAAAGTGCCAGTCAAGGCTGGTGATTTCTTCTATGTACCAAGCGGAACCATGCACGCTATTGGAGCAGGTATCTTGATTCTTGAAACTCAGCAGTCTAGCGATACCACCTACCGTGTTTATGACTTTGACCGCAAGGACGACAAGGGCAACTTGCGTGAACTTCACCTTGAAAAATCTATCGATGTTTTAAACATTGGAGAGCCTGCCAATAGCCGTCCTGTAACTATCAAAGCAGATGATCTACGTTCCACTCTCCTTGTATCCAGCGAGTTCTTCGCAGTTTACAAGTGGGAAATCACTGGCAAAGTTGACTTTGAAAAGACAGCTGACTACAGCCTGTTCAGTGTCTTAGCTGGTCAAGGCCAACTAACTGTTGACGGGAAAAACTATCCAATCCAAAAAGGCAGCCACTTTATCCTACCAAGTGATGTTGAAACTTGGACCCTAGAAGGGCAAGGTTTGGAATTGATTGTAAGCCATCCATAA